Proteins encoded together in one Impatiens glandulifera chromosome 1, dImpGla2.1, whole genome shotgun sequence window:
- the LOC124920216 gene encoding NAC domain-containing protein 60-like produces the protein MAAQTPIQKLKWLTSLPSVFTGFRSSPTDGDLVNYYLNEKIQGSERSVYVIPEVESKALPGISVIQSNLEQFYFSTLDKKYPEESPSAKTTQSGYWKALGKECNVTYSSEIIGKKRTLFFYIGQAPGWEETGWFMYELSSIDIQKPFVICRLRRSNGEMIDTRLSQFGEEWQIIEQSGEPEEQNQYEKETGGDHLFLDNINIDHTSNGSASDTAENVS, from the exons ATGGCTGCGCAGACGCCTATACAGAAGCTTAAATGGTTGACATCATTACCATCTGTTTTCACAGGTTTTAGATCCTCACCGACTGACGGGGATTTAGTTAATTACTATCTCAACGAGAAGATCCAGGGCTCGGAGAGGAGCGTGTATGTCATTCCTGAAGTTGAGTCTAAGGCTTTGCCAG GTATATCCGTCATACAATCGAACCTTGAGCAGTTCTACTTCTCTACCCTTGATAAGAAGTATCCGGAAGAATCTCCAAGTGCGAAAACTACTCAATCTGGTTATTGGAAAGCTTTGGGAAAAGAATGCAATGTAACGTATTCCTCAGAAATTATTGGTAAAAAGAGGACTCTGTTTTTCTACATCGGTCAGGCACCAGGGTGGGAGGAAACTGGTTGGTTCATGTATGAACTTTCTTCCATTGACATACAG AAGCCCTTTGTTATTTGTCGCCTGCGAAGGAGCAACGGGGAGATGATAGATACAAGACTGTCACAGTTTGGGGAAGAATGGCAAATTATTGAGCAGAGTGGTGAACCGGAGGAGCAGAATCAGTATGAGAAAGAGACGGGAGGGGATCATTTGTTCTTAGACAACATTAACATCGACCATACTTCAAACGGATCAGCTTCAGACACGGCAGAAAATGTAagctaa